The nucleotide window ATATGGAGATGGCCTGGTCCACCAGAAACATTTTGCTGATCACCTCCCATTCAGCAGGCCAGAGAAGAGCTATACTGTGCATTGACAGACACAAACACTCAGACTTAACTCAAGAGTTGCTCTTTATATGGGTAGTTGATGAAAAACGTgtccatttttaataaaaacatttctacATGTATAAGGAAAATATATTGTTCGAAAGTTTGGGATCagtatgctcaccaaggctgcatttatttgctaaaaaatacagtaaaaagagtaatattgtgaaatattattacaattgacTACAATTGaaatatatacacataaaaatatatatttcatattgttattatatttattattattataaatatatatataaaatatataattttgtattGTATAGAAGTTGAAaataacacaaatgaaaatttcTGCAGTTTTGTTTAATAATATCAGTAATCAAAAGCTGAATATTATTTTTAGTCCAGGACATGTGAGAGGTCAGGACTGAGCAACTCACTGTTGGGCGTCTCCTTGCAGCATGGAGTCGTAGGTGAACATGAAGCCTCCGTGAGGGCAGAGCAGGATACTGTTCGCCACGCTGGACACTGGGTTACTCTTTGCTGGCCTCCTGTGGTGCGATCAGGTATCACAAGAGACAttacaaaaatgtaacattttaaaatagtctATATTTTAACTGCAGAATCAttgattacagaaaaaaaatccattacCTAATGAATTTCCTCCATTCTTCTACAAAGTAAAGGGGTACAATGTACAGAACATCTGTGTCCTAAAACAAAATTCAAACCAAAGTGAGCTGACAATAAGAAAGAAATACTGATGTTTTCACCCTCTTTACCAGAAGACATTTGAATTATTCAAAACATCAGGTGAAAAACTGAAACAGAATCCCTAATTTGTGTAAAATTACCTGTGgccatttttgcagtgtgggcCGATTTTTCTCCTGGAAGAGGTTGAGCAGGGATGTCTTCTGTTCATTTGCCATCATTCTGTTCAAAGCCTCGTTCTCTTTCCCTTCCCTTTCCAGCCTCTGAAATAAACAGTATATCTTAAAATCTTTTAAGACTTCTCCCCCAAAAAATAGCAGGCAGATCACTACACCCTTTAACCATGACAACTGTGCTAATTGATCAATGTGTTACCATGCACTGCTGACAGGGCTCGTGTTGTTGTGTGAACTCTGGTGCTTTGGGGAAATACATCCGCAGTTTATTCCACACCTCTGCAGAAACCAGGCGCCTGTCATTCTCTAGTATACTCAGACCACCTGCGAGAGAAAGAAACACCACAATTATCGAGTCTCATTGCAAAACCTTGCTAATGAATAATACAGTTTCAAATATTTGAATGAATTGAGTAagtattcatttaaaatgttcaattcaTGTAAAATGACAACAGTTTGGTGCGTCTCATTTGCTATCATTAAACCAGTTAGAAGAACCATTAAATATTGAAAAATGTTCTTttcgttttcaattttttttatctcGAGAAAACAAACCATGGTAACAAAGAATGTCTTCATTAAAGTTCTTCATCTCTTCACCGTCCCGGTCATCATTTTCTCCTGTAACTCCATCAGCTAAAAAAAGAGACAAACGGATTATAAACAACTAAAAGACAAAACTTAAAGCAAAAGATAGAAAGACCAGCTGTAAGCTTCAGGTACCTTTAGCTCCTGGGCTGCTGCTTTTCTCTCCATTCATTTTGCTGTTGTTGTGTTTGGTTTCCTCCTCATCCTCTTCAAGCTGGTCTAATGCCAATTGTTTCCAGCTCCTTAGAGAAGCCTTACCGATCCAGAACCCTGATTCATCACTAAATACACACAATATAAACACCAGATGAGCTTCTTCAAACATCTAATGAACTGCAGTTGCAGCATCATGGAGATCCAGTTTAAAGAAGCAACTGATTCACTGTACCTTTTCAAAGAGGCTTTGGCAAGGTTTGTGACTTCTTTATAATCTTCATTTAGCTGGTTTTTCAATCTAATCACCCGACATCGTTGAGTGACACAGTCTCTGCAGAGGTATGACCCTAAACCATCCAGGATGAATGACTAAATTGAACAAAACACTAATGAATGATTAAGGAGAAGTTCGACAAAAGAAACCCTTACGGTCTAGTCTGGGTCCTCCTCCGTAGCGGCCGAAAAGAAGATTGGCAGCCTTTAAGGATATTCTTTTGGCCTCGCCAATCTTGTCTGGGTGCAGTCTGCCATGGGAGCACAGGAATTGGCTGTTGTCGATTTCCTTGATGGCCGTGGAATCATCAAGCCATTTCTTTAGCCACTCCAGAGGCACAAACTCATATGACTGGCCTAAAAACACAAAAGGAACCCAGACGTTGATTCCTTATTGAAAAACATATGCTCtcatacaaatacaaaagacttactgttcaaaagtttggggtaaatgtgacttttttatatttactttaacttttatttagcagGGACACATTTAATTTATCAGAAGTTACAGTCaagacttttacattgttactaaagatttctatttcaaatcaaagaatcaaatcaaacaaaaaagaTTCCTGAAAAATTCCACAAACATAAACGGCCTTGATTTTTTACAAATGAGATGCACAAGGGTTAGTTAACCTAggaaaaattctgtcattaattactcaccctcattttgTTTCAAACCcttaagaccttcgttcatcttcagaacacaaaattAAGACAGTTTAAATGAAAACGTCATTAAAAAAGAACGTCATTgcaactttcaaggtccagaaaggttaGTGCCAAACTTtgataaaaagttatttttgcttgttttttttgcacacaaaaagtattatcTTCCCTTTATAACATTAAGGTTAAACCACttgagtcacatggactattttatatACGTTTTACTACCCGTCTGGACCttaaaagtgttaattaaatagctgtctatggaggggtcagagatctctcagatttaatcaaaaatatcttaatttgagttccgaagatgaacaaaagccTTACTGGATTGAAAtttcatgagggtgagtaattaatgacagaatttttcatttttgggtgaactatccctttaagcagcacaaatttaccgaccccaaacttttgaacagtcgTGTAAATTGAACACCAAAAtattcacatttttaaaaagggagatttaaattatattgtCAGAGAAACTGATGCACGGGGCATTTTTACGGACCGTCTTCCGCAGGTAACAATTCGTAGAGCTCCTTCACCTCCTCATGTTTGGCTTTGCCTTTGTCAACGCTCTGCTTTCGCATGTCTGCCATCTCATTGCACCACTCCTCAAATTTCTTGTTGTCCTGGTCAACTAGCTTCTGGAGAAAAGCTGACAAAACCAAACAAATTTGTCTTAAAAAGATATCCTGAGAGGCTTGAACACTATGTTAATAATGTAGTAAATAGATAAcactttcaaataataaatcaggggaaaaaacttttttatttttagaaggAAAAATACTTTCctttgaaatgaaaatgatccacAAAATCCCCTCAAATGTGAATGTTTGATCCATAATATTCATTGAGTTAATTTTACCTGGTACTTCAATGTTAATTTCTGTTTGCTCAATCTCTTCTGTCTGCTGTTTGTACACTAACATGTATGCATTCCTCGAACAGTGATAGCCTTTGCTACATTTTGGCTTTCGGGTTTGAGACTTGCCCGTCTCGGCTGAAATGTAAAGGATAAGaaataaactacatttttatttttgactgtTAAAGCAACTGCACTAACAATTAGCCACAAAAATGAGACATCATTCAAACTAAAATCAAAATGTGCTGTTACCAATGTCTTCCTCAACACCCAGCTGAAGTTTCTTGCCCTCCATTTTCTCGATCTCCTCATCATTGAATTTGTACCAGTCATTTGTGTGGGCATCTCTAACATGAGCAATGTAGTGACCAGAGTAAGCACTCACGCCACGATGAATCAACACAGCGCTGAGCTCATATGTGCACTTCTCTTCTAAATTTAGAGGTGGAGggagggaaaaaaaattaagtcatatttatttatttattacaattcCTATTCCTTTTCTCTATTTCTGAGATGACATAAACTACAGTTCAAAAGGTTTGTGATCaagatttataatgttttttttaagaaatgaatacttgtattcggcaaggatgcattaatgatcaaaagtgaccgtttttttttgcaagatttttacattgtttcaagtaaatgcatttttttttaaataatcctAGGGGAAATTATCACGGTTTACACAAACATAATTTAAGCTGCACAACTGTTttgaacatttataataataggaAATGTTACTTGAGAATCAAATCagcttattagaatgatttctgaaggatcatgtgacactgaagactggagtaatgatgctgaatgttctttgcatcacaggacattttctattatattaaaatagtaacaatttattttaaattaaaaccaAACAATCTCATAcagaccccaaacatttgaaatgtactgtatatatgaAGTGCACAGTTATACCTTTTCCTTCCAAAAACGGCCCCATGTCAAGAACTCTGGAAAACTAATGAAGGTGTTAAGTTTCTTCTTATGACCACTTTGCCTATCCAAGCAGAGAATGATGAGAAACAAATGATTAAAAATAGCTTCAATACATCTGGTAACAGATCTGATAATGACATTACATTACTCACCTATCAAAAACAAATCGCATGAGCTGAAAGTTGAGTGTGCGAGGAAGACTCTGGAGCTTGATTCGACGGGTGGCGTTCTGTTTACTCTGACAGCTCTCGCAATAGTAACGATTATCACCGTCCAGCTTCTCCTCCTAAACAGCGTGAGGAACAACACATTGAGACCCTTAATATCTGATCTGCATAGACACTGTCAAGCACAAGAAATGAGAGCAGTCACCTTCAAAAACTCTGTGACACACTCTGTGAGGTTTTTATGTCTTGAATGTTCAGCTCCAGCTCATAAAATCGTGAT belongs to Pseudorasbora parva isolate DD20220531a chromosome 22, ASM2467924v1, whole genome shotgun sequence and includes:
- the usp48 gene encoding LOW QUALITY PROTEIN: ubiquitin carboxyl-terminal hydrolase 48 (The sequence of the model RefSeq protein was modified relative to this genomic sequence to represent the inferred CDS: inserted 2 bases in 2 codons) yields the protein MCVTVKMAPRLQLEKAAWRWAEAVKPENITHEHIELAYRIAVPACKRGACRRNCKGNPNCLVGIGEQSWLGEIDENTFHNIDDPNSERRDKNTFVGLTNLGATCYVNTFLQVWFHNLELRRALYRFQNARAEGHNTDSDYEPRTICEHLQYLFALLQNSNRRYIDPSGLVKALGLDTGQQQDAQEFSKLFLSLLEDTLSKQKDPNLQNVIQKQFCGQFSYVTVCNKCGRESPLPSRFYELELNIQXHKNLTECVTEFLKEEKLDGDNRYYCESCQSKQNATRRIKLQSLPRTLNFQLMRFVFDRQSGHKKKLNTFISFPEXLDMGPFLEGKEEKCTYELSAVLIHRGVSAYSGHYIAHVRDAHTNDWYKFNDEEIEKMEGKKLQLGVEEDIAETGKSQTRKPKCSKGYHCSRNAYMLVYKQQTEEIEQTEINIEVPAFLQKLVDQDNKKFEEWCNEMADMRKQSVDKGKAKHEEVKELYELLPAEDGQSYEFVPLEWLKKWLDDSTAIKEIDNSQFLCSHGRLHPDKIGEAKRISLKAANLLFGRYGGGPRLDRSYLCRDCVTQRCRVIRLKNQLNEDYKEVTNLAKASLKSDESGFWIGKASLRSWKQLALDQLEEDEEETKHNNSKMNGEKSSSPGAKADGVTGENDDRDGEEMKNFNEDILCYHGGLSILENDRRLVSAEVWNKLRMYFPKAPEFTQQHEPCQQCMRLEREGKENEALNRMMANEQKTSLLNLFQEKNRPTLQKWPQDTDVLYIVPLYFVEEWRKFIRRPAKSNPVSSVANSILLCPHGGFMFTYDSMLQGDAQHIALLWPAEWEVISKMFLVDQAISIYRIYDKTQDNGNVQYQTHPDLCRECREGFIFQQQRDMREYAQATVYVRKVIDKKMMIKESAPEFSVSGSDVEDEREEPKIDGEKDPDFSQSEGGAKRQKLNETTSLSTPAVASASKSGIRRSTRHRKLRGEKALIVSANQTLKELKIQIMHAFSVAPFDQNLSIDGRCLTDDSATLGSLGVIPESVICLKADEPIADYAAMDDVYQVCMPEEGFKGTGLLGH